A section of the Rhodobacteraceae bacterium M382 genome encodes:
- the napH gene encoding quinol dehydrogenase ferredoxin subunit NapH — MSAKTKLPVGQEAIEEFGWLRAHRFLLLRRASQLLFLSLFLLGPWFGIWWVKGNLSGSMTFDILPLTDPFITVQSIVAGHWPELTGLIGALIVGVTYALIGGRVYCSWVCPINPVTDGAHWLHDKLGLQKGWQPKPGTRYWVLAMVIAVSAITGTIAWEIVNPISMLHRGLIFGMGFAWAFVAAVFLFDLFVSRRGWCGHLCPVGTFYGLLGQKSVLRVTADKRADCDDCMDCFAVCPEMQVITPALRGTDADTPLILAPDCTNCGRCIDVCAMDVFHFTHRFDDTPAPGRDARERTQPASGASRAA; from the coding sequence ATGTCAGCCAAGACCAAACTCCCCGTCGGGCAGGAGGCCATCGAAGAATTCGGCTGGCTGCGCGCACACCGGTTCCTGCTGCTGCGCCGGGCCTCGCAACTGTTGTTCCTGTCGCTGTTCCTGCTGGGGCCGTGGTTTGGCATCTGGTGGGTCAAGGGCAACCTGTCCGGTTCGATGACATTCGACATCCTGCCGCTGACCGATCCGTTCATCACCGTGCAATCCATCGTCGCGGGCCATTGGCCGGAACTGACCGGCCTGATCGGCGCGCTTATCGTTGGCGTGACCTATGCGCTGATCGGGGGCCGGGTCTATTGTTCCTGGGTCTGCCCGATCAACCCTGTGACCGATGGGGCGCATTGGCTGCATGACAAACTGGGCCTGCAAAAGGGCTGGCAGCCCAAACCGGGCACCCGCTATTGGGTGCTGGCCATGGTGATTGCCGTCTCGGCGATCACCGGCACCATCGCCTGGGAAATCGTCAACCCGATCAGCATGCTGCACCGGGGTCTGATTTTCGGCATGGGCTTTGCCTGGGCCTTTGTTGCGGCCGTGTTCCTGTTCGACCTGTTTGTGTCGCGCCGGGGCTGGTGTGGGCATCTGTGCCCGGTTGGGACGTTCTACGGCCTGCTGGGTCAGAAATCCGTGCTGCGGGTCACCGCCGACAAACGCGCCGATTGCGATGATTGCATGGATTGTTTCGCTGTCTGCCCGGAAATGCAGGTCATCACACCCGCCCTGCGGGGCACCGACGCGGACACCCCCCTGATCCTCGCGCCTGACTGCACCAATTGCGGTCGCTGCATCGACGTCTGCGCCATGGACGTCTTCCACTTTACCCACCGTTTCGACGACACGCCCGCACCGGGTCGTGACGCCCGAGAAAGAACTCAACCTGCATCCGGGGCCAGCCGAGCCGCCTGA
- the napG gene encoding ferredoxin-type protein NapG, producing the protein MSARNRKPTATDRRRFLQDAARGVAGCAVAGMGLAHLVSDARALPAQAIRPPGALDEDQFLASCIRCGLCVRDCPYDTLKLAELGYDGPATGTPFFTARDVPCEMCEDIPCVAACPTGALDHGLTNIDDADMGVAVLIDEENCLNALGLRCDVCYRVCPVIDEAITLERSHNERSGHHAIFMPTVHADKCTGCGKCEKSCVLPNASAIKVLPRRIARAEAADHYKLGWEDQNPLVDELIDLPDRLPGPGTDNLIAPGGYLPDAMPNPNMDGGFTPSVSLPGTGGSN; encoded by the coding sequence ATGTCCGCCCGCAATCGCAAACCCACAGCCACAGACCGGCGTCGCTTCCTGCAGGATGCGGCCCGGGGTGTGGCGGGCTGTGCGGTGGCGGGCATGGGGCTGGCCCATCTGGTGAGCGACGCCCGCGCCTTGCCTGCGCAGGCGATCCGCCCACCTGGGGCATTGGACGAAGATCAATTCCTCGCCTCCTGCATTCGCTGCGGATTATGCGTGCGCGATTGCCCCTATGACACGCTGAAACTGGCGGAACTGGGCTATGACGGCCCGGCCACCGGCACGCCGTTTTTTACCGCCCGCGATGTCCCGTGCGAGATGTGCGAAGACATCCCCTGCGTCGCTGCCTGTCCGACAGGCGCGCTGGATCATGGGCTGACCAACATTGACGACGCCGACATGGGCGTGGCCGTGTTGATCGACGAAGAAAACTGCCTCAACGCGCTGGGTCTGCGCTGTGACGTCTGTTACCGCGTCTGCCCGGTGATTGACGAGGCGATCACCCTGGAGCGGTCGCACAATGAACGTTCGGGTCACCACGCCATTTTCATGCCCACGGTCCATGCCGACAAATGCACCGGCTGTGGCAAATGCGAAAAATCCTGTGTTCTGCCCAACGCCTCAGCGATCAAGGTGCTGCCGCGTCGCATCGCCCGCGCCGAAGCGGCAGATCACTATAAACTCGGCTGGGAAGACCAGAACCCGCTGGTGGATGAACTGATCGACCTGCCGGACCGTCTGCCCGGGCCGGGCACCGACAATCTGATCGCACCGGGTGGTTATCTGCCCGATGCCATGCCGAACCCGAATATGGATGGCGGTTTCACCCCGTCGGTCTCGCTTCCCGGCACGGGAGGGTCCAACTGA
- a CDS encoding NapC/NirT family cytochrome c → MTNPNSQEPRPGFIRRLWNWFWTPTGAISLGSLLIVGFVAGVGFWGSFHWALEATNNEDFCVSCHEMRDNVYAEYQGTVHQNNSSGVRATCPDCHVPKDWGPKMIRKIQASKELYGKFITKSVSTPEKFEEHRLVMASREWTRMKRTDSQECRNCHSFEFMDFTQQEGRAAQNHQKALDDGKTCIDCHQGIAHELPEGYLKAYKKVADAFEGN, encoded by the coding sequence ATGACAAACCCAAACTCACAGGAACCGCGTCCCGGCTTTATCCGCCGTCTCTGGAACTGGTTCTGGACTCCCACAGGTGCCATTTCGCTGGGCTCGTTGCTGATCGTCGGCTTTGTGGCCGGGGTCGGCTTCTGGGGCAGCTTCCACTGGGCGCTCGAAGCGACCAACAACGAAGACTTCTGCGTCAGCTGTCACGAAATGCGCGACAATGTGTATGCCGAATATCAGGGCACCGTGCACCAGAACAACTCCTCCGGTGTGCGCGCCACCTGTCCCGATTGCCACGTCCCCAAGGATTGGGGCCCCAAGATGATCCGCAAGATCCAGGCCTCCAAGGAGCTGTATGGCAAATTCATCACCAAATCGGTCTCGACCCCGGAGAAATTCGAAGAGCACCGCCTGGTGATGGCATCACGTGAATGGACCCGGATGAAACGCACCGATTCACAGGAATGCCGCAACTGCCACAGCTTTGAATTCATGGACTTTACCCAGCAGGAAGGCCGCGCCGCCCAGAACCACCAAAAGGCACTGGACGATGGCAAAACCTGTATCGACTGCCACCAGGGGATCGCCCACGAACTGCCCGAAGGCTATCTGAAAGCCTACAAGAAAGTGGCCGACGCCTTTGAGGGCAACTAA
- a CDS encoding molybdopterin molybdotransferase MoeA — translation MLDNRTADQGSVECGCRVTGLISVEEALARLRQVLSHLTRVDTVDLTRAPGRVLARDVRADFPSPAFDNAAMDGYAVSLAGLSGQGPFALTVGDRLAAGDGRALSLAPGQAIRIFTGAAVPQGTDAVIMQEATRRAGARVIFDHLPTPDHHIRRAGSDMARGDLVLPAGTVLTSRAIAALAATGVSDVAVKPRPRVALLMTGDEVQGTGPGLTPGRIWDVNTPMLRAELASLGVDLMACRQVADRRDDIAAAMADLATQTDLLITTGGVSVGEEDHMHAALAAAGGRPVFQGVAMKPGKPISAGRIGDALWLGLPGNPVSAYVGWQLFGPMSLAALTGAAVPPVQQARLRQSNAIPAQPIPAQATDRREFRPVQRCGYEGDGTLLVTDLGRVRSDALAPLALADGMIDIPAGTTLLDATDRFPFIAFARDDSERI, via the coding sequence ATGCTGGACAACCGCACAGCAGACCAGGGATCGGTCGAATGTGGGTGCCGGGTCACGGGGCTGATCTCGGTCGAAGAGGCCCTGGCCCGTTTGCGCCAGGTCCTGTCCCATCTCACCCGCGTTGACACTGTTGACCTGACCCGCGCGCCGGGTCGGGTTCTGGCCCGCGATGTCCGGGCCGATTTTCCCAGCCCCGCCTTTGATAACGCTGCGATGGATGGCTATGCCGTTTCCTTGGCCGGGCTTTCCGGGCAGGGGCCGTTTGCGCTGACCGTCGGCGACCGTCTGGCCGCCGGAGACGGACGCGCCCTGTCGCTGGCACCGGGTCAGGCGATTCGCATCTTTACCGGCGCGGCCGTACCGCAGGGCACGGATGCAGTGATCATGCAGGAGGCCACCCGCCGCGCAGGTGCCCGGGTCATCTTCGATCACCTGCCAACACCCGATCACCACATTCGCCGGGCCGGATCCGATATGGCCAGGGGGGATCTGGTGCTGCCTGCGGGCACCGTGCTGACGTCGCGCGCCATTGCTGCCTTGGCGGCAACCGGGGTGTCGGATGTTGCCGTGAAACCGCGCCCGCGCGTGGCGCTGTTGATGACCGGCGACGAAGTCCAGGGCACAGGCCCCGGCTTGACCCCAGGCCGGATCTGGGACGTGAACACCCCCATGCTGCGGGCCGAGCTTGCCAGCCTGGGGGTCGATCTGATGGCCTGCCGACAGGTGGCGGACCGGCGGGACGATATCGCGGCCGCCATGGCCGACCTGGCCACACAAACGGATCTGCTGATCACCACAGGCGGGGTGTCCGTCGGTGAAGAAGACCATATGCACGCCGCATTGGCCGCTGCCGGGGGCAGGCCCGTGTTCCAGGGCGTGGCGATGAAACCGGGCAAACCGATCTCTGCCGGGCGTATCGGTGACGCGCTCTGGCTGGGGCTGCCGGGCAATCCGGTGTCGGCCTATGTCGGCTGGCAGCTGTTTGGACCGATGAGCCTGGCAGCGCTGACTGGAGCCGCCGTGCCGCCTGTGCAACAGGCCCGACTGCGGCAATCCAACGCCATACCGGCCCAACCCATACCGGCCCAGGCCACGGATCGCCGTGAATTCCGCCCGGTGCAGAGATGCGGCTACGAAGGGGACGGGACCCTTCTGGTCACCGACCTGGGCCGGGTCCGCTCCGATGCGCTGGCCCCGCTGGCGCTGGCAGACGGGATGATCGACATCCCGGCCGGAACCACACTCCTCGACGCCACAGACCGCTTCCCCTTCATCGCCTTTGCGCGCGATGACAGCGAAAGGATATGA
- a CDS encoding nitrate reductase cytochrome c-type subunit — translation MKKHATFSAIAATVLLSASFALAQSAPVQSLRGADIDEPVAVEDVFQQDEKRFTRNYRQQPPLVPHSIDQYQIDLKANQCLRCHDWTTAGERNAPTLSMTHYLDRAGNQLDRVAGTRWFCNQCHVPQADAPALVDNDFEASAGN, via the coding sequence ATGAAAAAGCACGCCACTTTCAGCGCCATCGCCGCCACGGTTCTGCTGAGCGCCAGCTTTGCCTTGGCGCAATCGGCACCGGTTCAATCCCTGCGCGGTGCCGACATCGACGAACCCGTCGCGGTCGAAGATGTGTTCCAACAGGACGAAAAGCGGTTCACCCGCAACTATCGTCAACAGCCACCGCTGGTGCCCCATTCGATCGATCAATACCAGATCGATCTCAAGGCAAACCAATGCCTGCGCTGCCACGACTGGACAACCGCAGGTGAACGCAATGCACCGACCCTGTCGATGACCCACTATCTGGACCGCGCCGGTAACCAACTGGACCGCGTCGCCGGCACCCGCTGGTTCTGTAACCAATGCCACGTGCCCCAGGCCGACGCTCCGGCTCTGGTCGACAACGACTTTGAGGCATCCGCCGGAAACTGA